The following are encoded together in the Cheilinus undulatus linkage group 3, ASM1832078v1, whole genome shotgun sequence genome:
- the si:cabz01071907.1 gene encoding uncharacterized protein si:cabz01071907.1 has product MANSSRRCHCSVPCCSNDKQTHPYLSFHDFPTDVGLRGRWVQAIRREEGATFRILRGSTYVCSLHFKDDDIYSTPKGLRRIKKGAVPSRFLWNDWGRNQTRTGRRLGFDATTDSEEDANAISAVDVAVTRCEHDYAQPPPPGTSDDASERIKELEKKVQELHLKLQQLTIQQQQPHMKRFCASDEDFRFYTRFPSEEVFMIFWESVSPSASRLVYWSKAQKGEFEAPSPHRKLHLIDECFMFFCRVAAGLKEKVLASIFCISVSTVSCTILTWTSYFYQVLGSLPIWMTREQVQATMPDKFLQYCPKVRVIIDCTELRCETSSSLTLQSETFSSYKNHTTFKGLIGIAPCGVITFISKLYTGSISDKEITRRACLTQYLQPGDGVMADEGFLIEDMLAEVGATLIIPPLKTAPQLSSADAKKMQAIACLRVLVERAIHRVKEYHIWDGVVPLSLAGSINQLWAVCCLLTSYQGPLDIKSDKPV; this is encoded by the exons ATGGCGAATTCTAGTCGCAGATGTCACTGTAGTGTCCCCTGTTGCTCAAATGACAAACAGACGCATCCTTATTTAAGTTTTCACGACTTTCCAACAGATGTGGGTTTACGAGGTCGCTGGGTTCAGGCGATTAGAAGAGAGGAGGGCGCCACTTTCAGGATTCTCCGCGGCAGCACCTATGTCTGCagtttgcattttaaagatGACGACATCTATTCAACCCCGAAAGGTTTGAGGAGAATTAAAAAGGGGGCTGTACCTTCGAGGTTTTTATGGAATGACTGGGGCAGAAATCAAACTCGGACCGGTAGGCGACTGGGTTTTGACGCAACAACCGACTCCGAGGAGGATGCTAACGCGATCTCTGCAGTTGATGTTGCCGTTACTCGCTGTGAGCACGATTATGCTCAACCACCTCCACCTG GTACATCAGATGATGCATCTGAGAGAATCAAGGAACTAGAGAAGAAAGTGCAAGAACTACACCTTAAACTCCAACAGTTGACCATTCAACAACAGCAGCCTCACATGAAACGCTTCTGTGCCTCAGATGAAGACTTCCGCTTCTACACCAGATTCCCATCAGAAGAAGTCTTCATGATTTTCTGGGAGTCAGTTTCTCCATCTGCTTCCAGGCTGGTGTACTGGTCAAAGGCACAGAAGGGAGAATTTGAGGCTCCAAGCCCCCACCGCAAGCTGCATCTCATTGATGAGTGCTTCATGTTCTTCTGCCGTGTTGCAGCTGGACTCAAAGAAAAGGTACTGGCATCTATATTTTGTATCAGTGTATCTACAGTGAGTTGCACCATACTTACATGGACAAGCTACTTCTATCAAGTCCTTGGATCACTCCCCATCTGGATGACTCGGGAGCAGGTGCAGGCCACCATGCCTGACAAGTTCCTGCAATACTGCCCCAAAGTCAGAGTGATTATTGACTGTACAGAACTTCGCTGCGAAACATCATCTTCCCTCACCTTACAATCTGAAACCTTCTCCAGCTACAAGAACCACACCacatttaaaggtttaattGGCATTGCACCTTGTGGGGTAATTACATTTATATCTAAATTATACACTGGGTCAATCTCTGACAAAGAAATAACCAGGAGAGCATGTCTGACACAGTATCTCCAGCCAGGGGATGGAGTCATGGCTGACGAAGGGTTTTTGATTGAAGACATGTTAGCAGAGGTCGGTGCAACGCTGATCATTCCACCACTTAAAACTGCCCCTCAGCTCAGCAGTGCAGACGCTAAAAAAATGCAAGCCATTGCATGTCTTAGAGTTCTGGTGGAGAGGGCAATACATCGTGTGAAGGAATACCACATCTGGGATGGTGTTGTTCCTCTCTCCTTGGCAGGCTCCATCAACCAGCTGTGGGCAGTTTGCTGCCTGTTGACAAGCTACCAAGGCCCTTTAGACATCAAAAGTGACAAGCCTGTATAG